A region of Procambarus clarkii isolate CNS0578487 chromosome 22, FALCON_Pclarkii_2.0, whole genome shotgun sequence DNA encodes the following proteins:
- the LOC138367395 gene encoding putative proline-rich protein 21 translates to MRNVRRQSNYVQGRGVTTEITEHRRTEENTSGSGISTSELEEIQREYDNYMANKAKTQPNLLHSRMRTTITVQEQIMTPNKGRQSRPHSWSPTVTPPQLEPHSHAPTAGAPRSRPHSWSPTVTPPQLEPHTVTPPQLEPHSHAPTAGAPRSRPHSWSPTVTPPQLEPHGHGPTAGAPQSRPRSWSPTVTAPQLEPHSHAPAAGAPQSRPHSWSPTVTPPQLEPHSHAPAAGAPRSRPHSWSPTVTPPQLEPHSHAPTAGAPQSRPHSWSPTVTAPQLEPHSHAPTAGAPQLEPHGHAPTAGAPQSRPHSWSPTVTPPQLEPHGHAPTAGAPRSRPHSWSPTVTPPQLEPHGHAPTAGAPRSRPTAGAPRSRPHSWSPTVTPPQLEPHGHAPTAGAPRSRPHSWSPTVTPPQLEPHGHAPTAGAPRSRPHSWSPTVTPPQLEPHGHAPTAGAPQLEPPQLEPHGHAPTAGAPQLEPHGHAPTAGAPQSRPHSWSPTVTAPQLEPHGHATTAGAPQLGPHSWSPTVTPPQLGPHSWGPTAGAPQPHPHSWSPTVGAPTAGAPQHDSRESGWLSAAGSAIIHNSPAATDVPLMPATHPLPNAQSFPLSSG, encoded by the exons atgagAAATGTAAGGAGGCAAAGCAACTACGTACAAGGGCGTGGagtaactacagaaataacagaacaccggagaacAGAGGAAAATACCAGTGGATCAGGAATAAGTACCTCAGAGTTAGAAGAGATCCAGAGAGAATATGACAATTACATGGCAAATAAAGCAAAGACCCAACCCAATTTGCTTCACAGCCGTATGAGGACAACAATAACAGTACAGGAACAGATAATGACACCGAACAAGGGCAGACAG tcacgcccccacagctggagccccacagtcacgcccccgCAGCTGGAgccccacagtcacgcccccacagctGGAGCCCCACGGTCACGCCCCCACAGCTGGAgccccacagtcacgcccccacagctGGAGCCCCacacagtcacgcccccacagctggagccccacagtcacgcccccacagctGGAGCCCCACGGTCACGCCCCCACAGCTGGAgccccacagtcacgcccccacagctGGAGCCCCACGGTCACGGCCCCACAGCTGGAgccccacagtcacgcccccgCAGCTGGAGCCCCACGGTCACGGCCCCACAGCTGGAgccccacagtcacgcccccgCAGCTGGAgccccacagtcacgcccccacagctggagccccacagtcacgcccccacagctggagccccacagtcacgcccccgCAGCTGGAGCCCCACGGTCACGGCCCCACAGCTGGAgccccacagtcacgcccccacagctggagccccacagtcacgcccccacagctggagccccacagtcacgcccccacagctGGAGCCCCACGGTCACGGCCCCACAGCTGGAgccccacagtcacgcccccacagctGGGGCCCCACAGCTGGAGCCCCACGGTCACGCCCCCACAGCTGGAgccccacagtcacgcccccacagctggagccccacagtcacgcccccacagctGGAGCCCCACGGTCACGCCCCCACAGCTGGAGCCCCACGGTCACGCCCCCACAGCTGGAGCCCCACGGTCACGCCCCCACAGCTGGAGCCCCACGGTCACGCCCCCACAGCTGGAGCCCCACGGTCACGCCCCACAGCTGGAGCCCCACGGTCACGCCCCCACAGCTGGAGCCCCACGGTCACGCCCCCACAGCTGGAGCCCCACGGTCACGCCCCCACAGCTGGAGCCCCACGGTCACGCCCCCACAGCTGGAGCCCCACGGTCACGCCCCCACAGCTGGAGCCCCACGGTCACGCCCCCACAGCTGGAGCCCCACGGTCACGCCCCCACAGCTGGAGCCCCACGGTCACGCCCCCACAGCTGGAGCCCCACGGTCACGCCCCCACAGCTGGAGCCCCACAGTTGGAGCCGCCACAGCTGGAGCCCCACGGTCACGCCCCCACAGCTGGAGCCCCACAGTTGGAGCCCCACGGTCACGCCCCCACAGCTGGAgccccacagtcacgcccccacagctGGAGCCCCACAGTCACGGCCCCACAGCTGGAGCCCCACGGTCACGCCACCACAGCTGGGGCCCCACAGCTGGGGCCCCACAGCTGGAGCCCCACGGTCACGCCACCACAGCTGGGGCCCCACAGCTGGGGCCCCACAGCTGGAgccccacagccacacccccacaGCTGGAGCCCCACAGTTGGAGCCCCCACAGCTGGAGCCCCGCAGCACGACTCAAGA